In Zea mays cultivar B73 chromosome 7, Zm-B73-REFERENCE-NAM-5.0, whole genome shotgun sequence, the following proteins share a genomic window:
- the LOC103631966 gene encoding probable carboxylesterase 15, whose amino-acid sequence MPTMPAVSAATGASSPPAAANAVVEDIYGFLRVLGDGTVLRSPEEPAFCPASFPSSHPSVQWKEAVYDKPNNLRVRMYKPSAAGRTREKLPVLVHFHGGGFCLGSCTWANVHAFCLRLAAEAGAVVLSAGYRLAPEHRLPTAVDDGAGFLRWLRDQSSAAADGWLAEAADFGRVFVTGDSAGGNIAHHLAVRAEADADVDVLRPVTVRGYVLLMPFFGGVRRTRSEAKCPAEVLLNLDLFDRFWRLALPPGATRDHPAANPFGPDSPDLGSVHFRAPLLVVVGGLDMMRDRTVDYAQRLAAMGKPVELVEFAGKPHGFYLHEPGSEATGELIGLVSRFLRSCEARAGA is encoded by the coding sequence ATGCCAACCATGCCCGCAGTTTCAGCTGCCACCGGCGCGTCGTCACCTCCGGCGGCGGCCAACGCCGTCGTGGAGGACATCTACGGCTTCCTGCGCGTCCTAGGTGACGGCACCGTCCTCCGGTCACCGGAGGAACCCGCGTTCTGCCCGGCCTCCTTCCCCAGCAGCCACCCGTCCGTGCAATGGAAGGAGGCCGTCTACGACAAGCCCAACAACCTCCGCGTCCGCATGTACAAGCCGTCCGCGGCCGGCCGGACGAGGGAGAAGCTGCCGGTGCTCGTGCACTTCCACGGCGGCGGCTTCTGCCTGGGGTCGTGCACGTGGGCGAACGTGCACGCCTTCTGCCTCCGCCTCGCCGCGGAGGCCGGCGCCGTCGTGCTCTCCGCGGGGTACCGCCTCGCGCCAGAGCACCGCCTCCCCACGGCGGTCGACGACGGCGCGGGCTTCCTGCGCTGGCTGCGCGACCAGTcgtccgccgccgccgacggatggctcgccgaGGCCGCCGACTTCGGCCGCGTGTTCGTCACCGGCGACTCGGCGGGCGGCAACATAGCGCACCACCTGGCCGTGCGCGCCGAGGCCGACGCCGACGTCGACGTCCTCCGCCCGGTCACGGTGCGGGGCTACGTGCTCCTGATGCCGTTCTTCGGCGGCGTCCGGCGGACGCGGTCGGAGGCCAAGTGCCCCGCCGAGGTGCTCCTGAACCTGGACCTGTTCGACCGGTTCTGGCGGCTGGCGCTGCCGCCCGGCGCCACCAGGGACCACCCGGCCGCGAACCCGTTCGGGCCGGACAGCCCCGACCTGGGCTCGGTGCACTTCCGGGCGCCGCTCCTGGTGGTGGTCGGTGGCCTCGACATGATGCGCGACCGCACCGTCGACTACGCGCAGCGTCTGGCGGCCATGGGCAAGCCCGTGGAGCTCGTCGAGTTCGCCGGCAAGCCCCACGGGTTCTACCTGCACGAGCCGGGGTCCGAGGCCACCGGCGAGCTGATCGGCCTCGTCAGCCGATTCCTGCGCAGTTGCGAGGCGCGCGCGGGTGCTTGA